The following are from one region of the Actinopolyspora halophila DSM 43834 genome:
- a CDS encoding zinc finger protein translates to MIGLSWEGPVVWWNPVEGFRHAFTPERRPRPEQRRETLCGLRVTLIEPDEVDWLLPTCDDCMSAAVVRGRDKEHRREEAGRQLRERFGPEVGG, encoded by the coding sequence ATGATCGGTCTGTCCTGGGAAGGCCCGGTGGTGTGGTGGAACCCGGTGGAGGGGTTCCGGCACGCGTTCACCCCGGAGCGGCGTCCGCGTCCCGAGCAGCGGCGCGAAACCCTGTGCGGGCTGCGGGTCACGCTGATCGAGCCCGACGAGGTGGACTGGCTGCTGCCCACCTGCGACGACTGCATGAGCGCGGCGGTGGTCCGCGGGCGGGACAAGGAACACCGGCGGGAAGAGGCGGGCAGACAACTGCGCGAGCGGTTCGGCCCGGAGGTCGGCGGATGA
- a CDS encoding ATP-binding cassette domain-containing protein, with the protein MHDGSGRILVQGLNKSFGPINAVQNLNFSVEPGSVTGFLGPNGSGKTTTLRMILGLINPTAGGAFINGQPFSRLPNPATVVGAVLDSQGFHPGQTARTHLRCYTAALNLPDQQADQVLELVGLSSAATRKTGGFSLGMRQRLALATALIGNPQILILDEPANGLDPEGIAWLRGFLKSFASTGRTALVSSHLLREMEHTVDNVVIVSRGQCVYNGDLEQLRAAQQSRVLVQTADPATLVETLRQSGITAEYLPDGTLAVPGTDSKTVADLALGAGVAVHGMQEENLDLEQIFFQLTTGQYAGGAPQGPPQPGGPQPGGPQPPQGAAQWGPGAPQQPPQPGTPPPGTPPPPDAGQGYQQVYPQQDQNNQGGNGGYGGNA; encoded by the coding sequence GTGCACGACGGCAGCGGCCGCATACTGGTTCAGGGGCTGAACAAGAGCTTCGGACCGATCAACGCGGTCCAGAATCTCAACTTCTCGGTCGAACCCGGTTCGGTTACCGGCTTTCTCGGGCCGAACGGATCGGGCAAGACCACCACACTGCGGATGATCCTGGGGCTGATCAACCCCACGGCCGGAGGGGCCTTCATCAACGGGCAACCGTTCTCCCGGCTGCCCAACCCGGCGACGGTCGTCGGAGCCGTGCTGGATTCGCAGGGCTTCCACCCCGGTCAAACCGCCCGTACCCATCTGCGCTGCTACACGGCGGCGCTGAACCTGCCGGACCAGCAGGCCGACCAGGTGCTGGAGCTGGTCGGCCTCAGCAGCGCGGCCACCCGCAAGACCGGCGGTTTCTCCCTCGGCATGCGCCAGCGGCTGGCGCTGGCGACCGCGTTGATCGGCAATCCGCAGATACTGATCCTGGACGAGCCCGCCAACGGGCTGGACCCGGAGGGCATAGCCTGGCTGCGCGGTTTCCTGAAGTCCTTCGCCTCCACGGGACGCACGGCGCTGGTTTCCAGCCACCTGCTGCGCGAGATGGAGCACACCGTCGACAACGTCGTGATCGTCAGCCGTGGCCAGTGCGTCTACAACGGCGACCTGGAACAGCTCCGTGCGGCACAGCAGTCGCGCGTGCTCGTGCAGACGGCGGACCCCGCCACCCTGGTCGAGACGCTGCGCCAGTCCGGGATCACCGCCGAGTACCTTCCGGACGGAACGCTCGCGGTGCCGGGGACGGACTCGAAGACCGTCGCCGATCTGGCACTGGGCGCGGGCGTGGCCGTGCACGGGATGCAGGAGGAGAACCTCGATCTCGAGCAGATCTTCTTCCAGCTGACCACCGGCCAGTACGCCGGGGGCGCGCCGCAGGGACCCCCGCAGCCGGGCGGGCCCCAACCGGGAGGGCCGCAGCCTCCGCAGGGTGCCGCGCAGTGGGGGCCGGGCGCACCGCAACAACCACCCCAGCCGGGGACGCCGCCTCCGGGAACACCACCCCCTCCCGACGCGGGGCAGGGCTATCAGCAGGTGTATCCACAGCAGGACCAGAACAACCAGGGCGGCAACGGCGGTTACGGGGGTAACGCCTGA
- a CDS encoding DUF3558 family protein, with amino-acid sequence MHVPVKLRRSLVGAFGLVTAMTVSSACTAASSEEPPPPTKAVASDPVLSQLSPCDALKPQQERSLGAASGGTPDDVDSPSTCSWQLADGSTSTSLHPRKSLREIDFPEAYQRPHAINDSGGRLVIAKNSDTCIVAISVNDSESISVDAEGSGGTDSCDLANKVALMVERNIPEN; translated from the coding sequence ATGCACGTTCCCGTGAAGTTGCGCCGCAGCTTGGTCGGCGCATTCGGACTCGTCACCGCCATGACGGTGTCCTCCGCCTGCACAGCGGCATCCTCCGAGGAACCGCCACCACCGACGAAGGCAGTTGCCAGTGATCCGGTGCTCAGCCAGCTGTCCCCCTGCGACGCGCTGAAACCGCAACAAGAACGGTCCCTCGGCGCTGCGAGCGGAGGAACCCCGGACGACGTCGACAGCCCATCGACATGCAGCTGGCAGCTCGCCGACGGAAGCACCAGCACATCGCTCCACCCGCGAAAGTCCTTGAGGGAAATAGATTTCCCGGAGGCGTACCAGAGACCTCACGCCATCAACGACAGCGGAGGAAGACTCGTCATAGCCAAGAACAGCGACACCTGCATAGTCGCCATATCGGTCAACGATTCGGAATCTATTTCCGTCGACGCCGAGGGTTCCGGTGGAACCGATTCTTGCGATCTTGCCAATAAAGTCGCCCTGATGGTAGAGAGAAATATTCCGGAGAACTGA
- a CDS encoding DUF3558 family protein, whose amino-acid sequence MKLPTGKPLRAATVTVTAACALLLASCTSETGQSQPQEETEDTSSTPLANLEPCSTLTEQQKKQLDITESGKISRYDEQTCVWMSGGNDFDISVYEDMPLEKIDFSDSEEKQNTQVNGREALLVKGNTASSCSLAFAVTDSSSVSVNSMADTPGDTATACDLVKKAAPMVEQNIPES is encoded by the coding sequence ATGAAACTTCCCACCGGAAAACCACTCCGCGCCGCCACCGTTACGGTGACAGCCGCCTGCGCCCTCCTGCTCGCCTCCTGCACCTCCGAAACGGGTCAATCGCAGCCCCAGGAGGAGACGGAAGACACAAGCAGCACACCCCTGGCCAACCTAGAACCCTGCTCCACTCTGACCGAGCAGCAAAAGAAACAACTCGACATCACAGAATCGGGAAAAATAAGCAGGTACGATGAACAGACGTGCGTATGGATGTCCGGGGGGAACGATTTCGATATCTCTGTCTACGAGGACATGCCCCTGGAGAAGATAGATTTCTCCGACAGCGAAGAGAAGCAGAACACGCAAGTCAACGGGCGCGAAGCCCTTCTGGTGAAGGGCAACACCGCCTCATCGTGCTCGCTGGCCTTCGCGGTGACCGACAGCTCCTCGGTCTCGGTGAACAGCATGGCCGACACGCCCGGGGACACGGCGACCGCCTGTGACCTGGTGAAGAAGGCGGCTCCGATGGTCGAGCAGAACATCCCGGAAAGCTGA
- a CDS encoding ABC transporter permease, with amino-acid sequence MNGLIKAEFRKIFTTNLWWALLIPVVVLSFLAGWGGTEFGQMNLIRQATGGQNLPTGLLTMSLSTNYVTVFAALLGALAMTGEYRHKTATTTFLTANPRGAVLGAKLIAYTNIALIYGIANTAFASLGGLLGAGSDGFGEFVQWLMVGGAGLLSIVLWTLLGLGFGAMVTSSVVAVLVLLGYVLVFESLVSSAMSSSTMGWVSSYLPGAASNGIVSNLSVPMFVSDVAGAREPMVSETVYRLLHSVFGGNYDFPWWGSLLIFAGYTAVFVAGGWLVSSKRDIT; translated from the coding sequence ATGAACGGTCTGATCAAGGCGGAGTTCCGCAAGATTTTCACCACCAACCTGTGGTGGGCGCTGTTGATCCCGGTGGTGGTGCTTAGCTTCCTCGCGGGATGGGGCGGAACGGAATTCGGCCAGATGAACCTCATCCGGCAGGCGACCGGTGGGCAGAATCTCCCGACCGGGCTGCTGACCATGTCGCTGTCGACGAACTACGTGACCGTGTTCGCCGCGTTGCTCGGCGCGCTCGCGATGACAGGCGAGTACCGGCACAAGACGGCGACCACGACCTTCCTGACCGCCAACCCCAGAGGTGCGGTCCTCGGCGCGAAGCTGATCGCCTACACCAACATCGCCCTGATCTACGGGATTGCCAACACCGCCTTCGCCTCGCTCGGCGGACTGCTCGGAGCGGGCAGCGACGGGTTCGGCGAGTTCGTGCAGTGGCTCATGGTCGGCGGCGCCGGGCTGCTGTCGATAGTGCTGTGGACGCTGCTCGGGCTCGGTTTCGGAGCCATGGTCACCAGTTCCGTGGTGGCGGTGCTGGTGCTGCTCGGCTATGTGCTCGTGTTCGAGAGCCTGGTCTCCTCCGCGATGTCCAGCTCCACGATGGGCTGGGTGAGTAGCTACCTTCCCGGTGCGGCGTCCAACGGGATCGTCAGCAACCTCTCCGTTCCGATGTTCGTCTCCGATGTGGCCGGTGCGCGCGAGCCGATGGTCTCGGAAACCGTCTACAGGCTGCTGCACTCCGTCTTCGGCGGGAACTACGACTTCCCCTGGTGGGGGAGCCTGCTGATCTTCGCGGGCTACACGGCCGTGTTCGTCGCCGGTGGTTGGCTGGTCTCCAGCAAGCGCGACATCACCTGA
- a CDS encoding DUF397 domain-containing protein, which translates to MTSNIHWRKSSRSTGGGNCVEVGFTSASVSVRDTKDRARGMLTVTPAAWTNFVNGIKNAPLESDQKQ; encoded by the coding sequence ATGACCAGCAACATCCACTGGCGTAAGTCGTCCCGCAGCACTGGCGGAGGTAACTGCGTCGAAGTCGGTTTCACCTCCGCATCCGTTTCCGTGCGGGACACCAAGGACCGCGCGCGGGGAATGCTCACCGTCACTCCCGCGGCATGGACGAACTTCGTGAACGGCATCAAGAACGCCCCGCTCGAATCCGACCAGAAGCAGTAA
- a CDS encoding helix-turn-helix domain-containing protein: MTISPTVRRRILARKLRDMREQAGLTQTETARSLDWKQSKISRIEDCSQGVRVADLLAMLTIYGADAPTREALSTLAREAKRRGWWRSYADALPSWFETYVGLEAEASTISTYEVDVIPGLLQTEEYARADTRATVLDEREENLEQRVQLRLQRQRRFSDESPFALWAVIGEAAIRRPVGGNRVMREQLWHIAKLAESNEVTVQVMPLEAGEHPATGAFTILGFPCAEHPDVVYLESQVGGHYLEESHQIARYNHVMNHLRAHALDPAESIRVLRTQAEKRAEHDQQHPLA, translated from the coding sequence ATGACGATCAGTCCAACCGTGCGGCGGCGAATCCTGGCCCGGAAGTTGCGCGACATGCGTGAGCAGGCAGGACTCACGCAGACGGAGACAGCTCGTTCGCTGGACTGGAAGCAGAGCAAGATCAGCCGTATCGAGGACTGCAGCCAGGGAGTTCGCGTGGCGGATCTGCTCGCCATGCTGACGATCTACGGGGCGGACGCCCCGACGCGCGAAGCACTGAGCACTCTGGCCAGAGAGGCCAAACGCAGGGGATGGTGGCGCTCCTACGCCGATGCACTCCCGAGCTGGTTCGAAACCTACGTGGGACTGGAAGCCGAAGCGAGCACGATCAGCACCTACGAGGTCGACGTGATCCCCGGATTGCTCCAGACCGAGGAGTACGCACGAGCGGACACTCGTGCCACCGTGCTCGACGAGCGCGAGGAGAACCTGGAGCAACGAGTTCAGCTACGTCTGCAACGGCAACGCCGCTTCAGCGACGAATCACCCTTCGCACTGTGGGCGGTGATCGGGGAAGCGGCCATCCGGCGTCCCGTCGGAGGCAACCGGGTGATGCGAGAACAGCTCTGGCACATCGCCAAGCTCGCCGAGAGCAACGAGGTCACCGTGCAGGTCATGCCGCTCGAAGCGGGAGAGCATCCCGCCACGGGCGCGTTCACGATCTTGGGGTTTCCCTGCGCGGAACACCCGGACGTGGTGTATCTGGAGTCCCAAGTGGGCGGACACTACCTCGAGGAGTCGCATCAGATAGCTCGGTACAACCATGTCATGAATCACCTTCGCGCTCACGCGCTCGATCCGGCAGAATCAATCCGGGTACTCCGCACCCAAGCCGAGAAGCGAGCCGAGCATGACCAGCAACATCCACTGGCGTAA